A window from Aeromonas rivipollensis encodes these proteins:
- a CDS encoding beta strand repeat-containing protein, whose product MNVFLSLFFTLFLFSCGGGGGGGEDNPTNPAPVTKSLTRIDISADTAGNKARAEANPSTPLGISTQYLAIATYSDNSTADITEQASWSSSDTSVATVDDKGLVTPLKMSATKITASYQGITSNRSELTITDAIATKVTIIPPTARLAKGLSLQLQAIATLSDDTTRDVSTQATWQSNKPAVLKVDAKGRLSALALGDAIVSATVQGVTGQTRIFAVNLTVSKIQITPANLQLAIGTKARLTAIATFNDKSVQDVSAQVAWLSSNTAVATVDGSGLVSGIAAGSTTLSASVLGVTGSTSIQITNTTLKTLQVIPAASTIALGTRTQLQAIATFTNNSTQNVSGLVQWKSSDATVASVNNQGLVTGNRVGQVTISATYGAISRSATLTVTNAMTTAIQITPAASSLPKGTRQQFQAIATFSDSSSQDVTGQVDWDSSNISIATVDLEGEVTAVTEGNTIISARFQNVVSNPVVLEVTDATLETGGLTITVPPMTLAAGLTGQLAASGTYSDGTIRNVTHDVHWSSSDPGIATVSLTGLVTAVAPGTATLTGTLDGQSATLLVTVTNATLKPNGLTITVPPLTLAAGLSSQLTASGAYSDGTSTDVTTSVQWSSSNPAIATVSLTGMVTAVTPGSATITGILDGQSATIQVTVTNATLNAGGLTITVPPMTLAAGLTGQLAANGTFSDGTTTDVTASVQWSSDNPAVASVSQSGLVTAIAPGIAIITGTLDGQSATLQVTVTDATLNTGSLTITVPPLTLAAGLMGQLTASGSYSDGTTRNVTADVSWVSDAPSVATVGLHTGLVTAVIPGTATITGTLDGQSATILVTVTQAVLNPNGLTITVPPMTLAAGLTGQLAASGSYSDGSTTDVTTDVSWSSSNSAVATVGLHTGLVTAVAPGTAILTGTLDGQSATLQVTVTSATLNLGGLSITVPPMTLAAGLTGQLGASGSYSDGSTLDVTTDVSWSSSDTAIATVGLHTGLVTAVAPGTAILTGTLDGQSATLQVIVTQAVLNPNGLTITVPPLTLAAGLTGQLAATGSYSDGTSVDVTTDVTWTSNNPIVAAVGLNTGLVNAVLPGTAIITATLDGQSTTLVVTVSNAVVTSVMIEPISSLAAGTTAQFKATATLSNLATLDVTAQANWQSSDPGIITVTSAGMATGVAPGSATVSVNVQGFVASQSVTVSNAVLTSLVVSSTSNLNVLNLARTITFTATGHYSDGSTQDVTSSVIWRMNGSLLTLGLGNTYVLVALIGDTNFQAELNGVSSNILTYPGLL is encoded by the coding sequence ATGAATGTATTTCTTTCACTGTTTTTCACTCTTTTCTTATTCAGTTGCGGCGGGGGAGGTGGCGGAGGAGAGGATAACCCGACCAATCCGGCGCCCGTCACCAAATCACTGACCCGAATCGACATATCGGCCGACACCGCTGGCAACAAGGCGCGAGCCGAAGCCAACCCCAGCACCCCGCTCGGGATCAGCACCCAATACCTGGCCATTGCGACCTACAGTGACAACAGCACGGCCGACATCACGGAGCAGGCAAGCTGGAGCAGCTCGGACACCAGTGTCGCTACCGTAGATGACAAGGGCCTGGTCACCCCCCTCAAGATGAGCGCCACGAAGATCACGGCAAGCTATCAGGGGATCACCAGCAACAGGTCTGAATTGACCATTACAGACGCCATCGCGACCAAGGTCACCATTATTCCCCCCACCGCCAGACTGGCAAAGGGACTGTCACTGCAACTGCAAGCCATCGCCACCTTATCCGATGACACGACCAGGGATGTCTCGACCCAGGCTACCTGGCAGAGCAACAAACCGGCCGTGCTGAAAGTCGATGCCAAAGGCAGGCTGAGCGCCCTCGCTCTCGGCGATGCCATCGTCAGTGCGACTGTCCAGGGCGTCACCGGCCAGACCCGCATCTTTGCGGTCAACCTGACGGTCAGCAAAATCCAGATCACCCCGGCCAACCTGCAACTGGCCATAGGCACCAAAGCCCGATTGACTGCCATCGCCACCTTCAATGACAAGAGCGTACAGGATGTGTCTGCTCAAGTGGCCTGGCTGAGCAGCAACACCGCCGTCGCTACTGTCGATGGGAGCGGCCTGGTCAGCGGCATCGCCGCAGGGTCCACCACACTCTCAGCCAGCGTGCTCGGAGTCACGGGCAGCACCAGCATCCAGATCACCAATACGACTCTCAAGACCCTGCAAGTGATTCCTGCCGCAAGCACCATAGCCCTTGGCACCCGTACCCAGTTGCAGGCCATCGCCACCTTCACGAACAACTCCACCCAGAATGTCTCTGGCCTGGTGCAATGGAAGAGTAGCGACGCCACTGTCGCGAGCGTCAACAATCAGGGGTTGGTGACTGGCAACCGCGTAGGGCAGGTCACCATCAGTGCGACCTACGGCGCCATCAGCCGCAGTGCCACCCTGACCGTCACCAATGCCATGACGACTGCCATCCAGATCACCCCCGCAGCCAGCTCGCTCCCCAAAGGGACCAGGCAGCAATTCCAGGCTATAGCCACCTTCAGTGACAGCTCATCACAGGATGTTACCGGCCAGGTCGACTGGGACAGCTCGAACATCAGCATCGCCACAGTAGATCTGGAGGGCGAGGTGACGGCCGTCACCGAAGGGAATACCATCATATCTGCCCGCTTCCAGAATGTTGTCAGCAACCCGGTCGTGCTGGAGGTCACCGATGCCACCCTGGAAACGGGAGGGCTCACCATCACGGTACCGCCTATGACCCTGGCCGCCGGCCTGACAGGGCAGCTTGCCGCCAGCGGCACCTACAGCGACGGCACCATCCGGAATGTCACTCATGATGTTCACTGGAGCAGCAGTGATCCCGGCATCGCCACCGTCAGCCTGACCGGCCTGGTCACCGCCGTTGCCCCAGGTACGGCCACCCTCACCGGTACTCTGGATGGCCAAAGCGCCACGCTGCTGGTCACAGTCACCAATGCCACTCTCAAACCGAATGGGCTCACCATCACAGTACCTCCCCTGACCCTGGCTGCGGGACTGAGCAGTCAGCTGACCGCCAGCGGAGCCTACAGCGATGGTACCAGCACGGACGTCACGACCAGTGTCCAGTGGAGCAGCAGTAATCCCGCCATCGCCACCGTCAGCCTGACCGGTATGGTCACTGCTGTCACCCCCGGCAGCGCCACCATCACCGGCATCCTGGACGGCCAGAGCGCAACCATTCAGGTCACCGTCACCAACGCCACCCTCAATGCCGGTGGACTCACTATCACGGTACCGCCCATGACACTGGCTGCCGGCCTCACCGGCCAGCTTGCCGCCAACGGGACCTTCAGCGACGGCACGACAACCGATGTCACCGCCAGCGTCCAATGGAGCAGCGACAACCCTGCCGTTGCGAGTGTCAGCCAGAGCGGGCTGGTTACCGCCATCGCCCCGGGCATAGCCATCATCACGGGCACCCTGGATGGTCAGAGTGCAACCCTGCAAGTCACAGTTACCGATGCCACGCTCAACACGGGCAGCCTGACCATCACTGTGCCGCCATTGACTCTGGCTGCGGGCCTGATGGGTCAGTTGACCGCCAGCGGGAGCTACAGCGACGGCACCACCCGGAACGTCACTGCTGATGTCAGCTGGGTGAGCGATGCCCCTTCTGTTGCCACCGTGGGTCTGCATACCGGCCTGGTCACCGCCGTCATCCCGGGCACAGCCACCATCACCGGCACCCTGGACGGCCAGAGTGCGACCATCCTGGTCACCGTCACCCAGGCAGTGCTGAACCCGAATGGACTCACCATCACGGTGCCGCCCATGACCCTGGCCGCCGGCCTGACGGGGCAACTGGCCGCCAGTGGCAGCTACAGCGATGGCAGCACCACTGATGTCACCACTGATGTCAGTTGGTCAAGCAGCAATAGCGCCGTTGCCACCGTGGGTCTGCATACTGGTCTGGTCACCGCCGTTGCTCCGGGTACCGCCATCCTCACCGGTACCCTCGACGGTCAAAGTGCCACCTTGCAGGTCACTGTCACCAGCGCCACGCTGAATCTGGGTGGGCTCAGCATCACAGTACCGCCCATGACCCTGGCCGCCGGCCTGACAGGACAGCTAGGTGCCAGCGGCAGCTACAGCGATGGCAGCACTCTCGACGTCACCACAGATGTCAGCTGGTCCAGCAGTGACACCGCCATTGCTACCGTTGGTCTGCATACGGGTCTGGTCACCGCCGTTGCCCCAGGCACAGCCATCCTCACCGGCACCCTGGACGGCCAAAGTGCCACCCTGCAGGTCATCGTCACCCAAGCCGTGCTCAACCCGAATGGCCTCACCATTACGGTGCCACCGCTGACCCTGGCCGCTGGTCTGACCGGCCAGCTCGCCGCCACTGGCAGTTACAGTGATGGCACCAGCGTGGATGTCACGACAGATGTCACTTGGACCAGCAACAATCCGATTGTCGCCGCCGTTGGCCTCAACACAGGCTTGGTGAACGCAGTACTGCCGGGGACGGCCATCATCACGGCGACCCTGGATGGCCAAAGCACCACGCTGGTCGTGACTGTGTCCAATGCTGTTGTCACCAGCGTGATGATTGAACCCATCAGCTCGCTGGCAGCTGGCACGACGGCACAATTCAAGGCTACGGCGACACTCAGCAACCTGGCGACGCTGGATGTGACGGCTCAAGCCAACTGGCAGAGCAGCGACCCTGGGATCATCACCGTCACATCGGCTGGCATGGCTACCGGGGTCGCACCAGGGAGTGCCACCGTCAGCGTCAACGTCCAGGGCTTTGTCGCCAGCCAGTCAGTGACCGTCAGCAATGCGGTGTTGACCAGCCTGGTAGTCAGCTCCACCAGCAACCTGAATGTGCTCAACCTGGCAAGAACCATCACCTTCACGGCCACGGGGCACTATTCGGATGGCAGCACCCAGGATGTGACCAGCAGCGTGATATGGCGCATGAACGGCAGTCTGCTGACGCTGGGGCTGGGCAACACCTACGTGCTGGTTGCGCTCATCGGCGACACCAACTTCCAGGCGGAATTGAATGGCGTCTCCAGCAACATCCTGACTTATCCCGGCCTGTTGTGA
- a CDS encoding NupC/NupG family nucleoside CNT transporter, with amino-acid sequence MEYVHFVLGLVMVLALALLANRRNWKQIKLRYIGQLLVVELALAWFMLNSEVGLAVVGGFAAGFTKLMEFAKQGTDFVFGGLVNEGAFSFFLMVLMPIVFISVLIGILQYIRLLPIVIRGIGTVLAKINGMGKLESFNAISSMIVGQSENFIALKNTLPHLNEKQMYTLAATAMSTVSMSIVGAYMQLIEPRYVVAALVLNMFSTFIVLSLINPYEPDNTVTDAKALAEGDEHHTPKKENFFEMLGEYIMAGFSVAVIVAAMLVGFIALIALVNYLFEMAFGVNFQHVMGYIFYPIAWILGIPGGEALQAGSIMATKLVTNEFVAMMDLGKIAADLSPRTVGILSIFMVSFANFSSIGIIAGAVKALNEEKGNMVSRFGLKLVYGSTLVSLLSAVIAGVMI; translated from the coding sequence ATGGAATACGTTCACTTTGTGCTTGGACTCGTGATGGTCCTCGCTCTCGCGTTGCTGGCAAACCGCCGCAACTGGAAACAGATCAAGCTGCGTTATATCGGCCAGCTGTTGGTGGTGGAACTGGCGTTGGCCTGGTTCATGCTGAACTCCGAAGTGGGCCTGGCGGTCGTGGGTGGCTTCGCCGCCGGCTTCACCAAGCTGATGGAGTTTGCCAAGCAGGGGACCGACTTCGTGTTCGGTGGCCTGGTCAACGAAGGAGCCTTCTCCTTCTTCCTAATGGTGCTGATGCCCATCGTCTTCATCTCTGTGCTGATCGGCATACTGCAGTACATCCGCCTGCTGCCCATCGTCATTCGTGGCATAGGCACAGTGCTGGCCAAGATCAACGGCATGGGCAAGCTGGAGTCCTTCAACGCCATCAGCTCGATGATCGTCGGCCAGTCCGAGAACTTCATCGCGCTCAAGAACACCCTGCCGCACCTGAACGAGAAGCAGATGTACACCCTGGCGGCGACGGCCATGTCCACCGTCTCCATGTCCATCGTCGGTGCCTACATGCAGCTGATCGAACCGCGTTACGTGGTGGCCGCACTGGTGCTCAACATGTTCAGCACCTTCATAGTGCTGTCGCTCATCAACCCGTACGAGCCGGACAATACTGTGACCGACGCCAAGGCGCTGGCCGAGGGTGACGAGCACCATACCCCGAAGAAAGAGAACTTCTTCGAGATGCTGGGGGAGTACATCATGGCCGGTTTCTCCGTTGCCGTGATAGTGGCCGCCATGCTGGTGGGCTTCATCGCCCTGATCGCCCTGGTCAACTACCTGTTCGAGATGGCGTTTGGCGTCAACTTCCAGCACGTCATGGGCTATATCTTCTACCCCATTGCCTGGATCCTCGGCATTCCGGGTGGTGAGGCGCTGCAAGCTGGCTCCATCATGGCGACCAAGCTGGTGACCAACGAGTTCGTGGCCATGATGGATCTGGGCAAGATTGCCGCCGATCTGTCGCCTCGCACCGTCGGCATCCTCTCCATCTTCATGGTGTCGTTCGCCAACTTCAGCTCCATCGGCATCATCGCCGGTGCGGTGAAGGCGCTGAACGAAGAGAAGGGCAACATGGTCTCCCGCTTCGGCCTGAAGCTGGTGTACGGCTCCACCCTGGTGAGCCTGCTCTCCGCCGTGATAGCCGGTGTGATGATCTAG
- the dbpA gene encoding ATP-dependent RNA helicase DbpA — MNNSEFSSLNLSPALQENLTSLGYLQMTPIQAQSLPLVLEGKDLIAKAKTGSGKTAAFALGLLSRLNVNRVDVQALVLCPTRELADQVAQEIRRLARALPNVKLVTLCGGTPTAPQSATLSFGAHIAVGTPGRILKHLEQGTLELSSLETLVLDEADRMLDMGFGEDINKVISHAPERRQTLLFSATYPEGIAQMSRGVQRNPVEVSVESLHEGSAIEQKLYEVPAGQRLDALTWLLSHYQPSSCVVFCNTKRACNDVADHLAAKGFSALALNGDLEQRERDQVLVRFANGSATILVATDVAARGLDIKELGAVINYELTYDPEVHVHRIGRTGRAGQQGLALSLYQPNEAQRVNLIEEYQQAPMPLGDLDTIGRDIKPIAPQMMTLSIDAGRKTKVRAGDILGALTGEGGIAGADVGKIQISEQYSYVAVKRQVASAALKRLQEGKIKGRTYRARKLG; from the coding sequence GTGAACAACAGCGAATTTAGCAGCCTCAATCTCTCCCCCGCCCTGCAAGAGAACCTCACCAGCCTGGGTTACCTGCAGATGACCCCGATCCAGGCCCAGAGCCTGCCCCTGGTACTCGAAGGCAAAGACCTGATCGCCAAGGCAAAAACCGGCAGCGGCAAGACAGCCGCTTTCGCCCTGGGCCTGCTCTCCCGCCTCAACGTCAACCGTGTCGACGTACAGGCCCTGGTGCTCTGTCCGACCCGCGAGCTGGCGGATCAGGTGGCTCAGGAGATCCGTCGTCTGGCCCGCGCCCTGCCGAACGTCAAGCTGGTGACCCTGTGTGGCGGCACCCCGACCGCACCGCAATCCGCCACCCTGAGCTTCGGTGCCCACATCGCCGTCGGCACCCCGGGTCGCATTCTCAAACACCTGGAGCAGGGTACCCTGGAGCTCTCCAGCCTCGAGACGCTGGTGCTGGATGAAGCGGATCGCATGCTGGACATGGGCTTTGGCGAAGACATCAACAAGGTCATCAGCCATGCGCCCGAGCGCCGTCAGACCCTGCTGTTCTCCGCCACCTATCCGGAGGGGATAGCCCAGATGAGCCGTGGCGTGCAGCGCAACCCGGTGGAGGTGAGCGTGGAGTCCCTGCACGAGGGCAGCGCCATCGAACAGAAGCTGTATGAAGTGCCGGCCGGTCAGCGCCTCGACGCCCTCACTTGGCTGCTCAGCCACTATCAGCCGAGCTCCTGCGTGGTGTTCTGCAACACCAAGCGCGCCTGCAACGACGTGGCCGATCACCTGGCCGCCAAGGGTTTCTCGGCCCTGGCGCTGAACGGCGACCTGGAGCAGCGGGAGCGGGATCAGGTGCTGGTGCGCTTTGCCAACGGCAGCGCCACCATACTGGTCGCCACCGACGTGGCGGCCCGGGGCCTCGACATCAAGGAGCTGGGCGCCGTCATCAACTACGAGCTGACCTATGACCCTGAAGTGCATGTGCACCGCATCGGTCGTACCGGTCGTGCCGGCCAGCAGGGCCTGGCCCTGAGCCTCTATCAGCCGAACGAAGCCCAGCGCGTCAACCTGATCGAGGAGTACCAGCAGGCGCCGATGCCGCTGGGGGATCTCGACACCATTGGCCGCGACATCAAGCCGATAGCACCGCAGATGATGACCCTCTCCATCGATGCGGGCCGCAAGACCAAGGTGCGGGCCGGTGACATCCTGGGGGCCCTGACCGGCGAAGGCGGTATTGCTGGCGCCGATGTGGGCAAGATCCAGATCTCCGAGCAGTACTCCTACGTGGCGGTCAAGCGTCAGGTGGCGAGCGCCGCCCTCAAGCGGCTGCAGGAAGGCAAGATCAAGGGGCGCACCTACCGCGCCCGCAAACTGGGCTAA
- a CDS encoding YkgJ family cysteine cluster protein has protein sequence MTQAIQTDVSCQNCEACCCRLEVMLFTDTGVPDRYVLDREGEIPVMRRLEDGWCAALDRNTMMCRIYEVRPLICREFEMGEPDCVDERDKWFIKLE, from the coding sequence ATGACCCAAGCAATCCAAACCGACGTGAGCTGCCAGAACTGCGAAGCCTGCTGCTGCCGCCTCGAAGTGATGCTCTTTACCGACACAGGCGTGCCGGATCGCTATGTGCTCGATCGGGAAGGGGAGATCCCCGTGATGCGCCGGCTGGAAGATGGCTGGTGTGCGGCCCTGGACCGCAACACCATGATGTGCCGCATCTATGAGGTGCGCCCCCTCATCTGCCGCGAATTCGAGATGGGCGAGCCCGACTGCGTCGACGAGCGGGATAAATGGTTTATCAAGCTGGAATGA